gtactTAGTACTCCCTCCTGCCATAAGCGAGccatttcttttgggcactGGATTTAAGGAgttgatatttaaagagtcaaagtggagagagtaaagtatgagataGGGAAATGTAAACGagtgaaaagaataaagtaggtgagaaaataaagtaagagaggatTTTTTGCTTAAAAGAGAAATGGCTCTCTTATGATGGGACATCCCAAAGAGGAAAGTGACTCGCTTAtgatgggacggagggagtatataatataattttgttctCTACAATGtcatttaatgcatgttttCATGACTCAACACTGAAATGCATTATGTGATACTGAAGGCTTTGGCAAAGATGATAGCTGTCTGCGGTCCTTATCATCGTACAACTGCTAGCGCTTACAGCCTTCTTGCTGTTGTCCTGTATCACACTGGAGACTTTAACCAGGTAAACATGacttttttgttgtttctgTTGCTTATATAGCTATTATAAGTAgacatatttttatgtctGTAAgcagaaaattgaatttcaacaTTCAATATGTTTTGCTAAAGAAGACCATCATTCTTGGGATTACAAAGCTCAGTATTGTGATGCTCTCAAGAAATTATTGatatgctaaaaaatagtaatatgtTATTACACTGTTGAGTTTCGGCCAGTAGAAGAGGGTACCGCTTTTCGTCTGTTTTTCGTAATGATCCTCCTGTGTTTATTTGCATATAGTTGCTCCATATTTCAAAATCCTATGAAATTGAAGGCCTTTTCAAATGCCATAAAGGAGGCATGATAAGAGTTATGGCTACTATTAATATCATACTATGATATTGTTTCATAAGAAAGCAGGTGCCTTGATATGGTGACATCTTGATTGTGTGTATACTTGGATGGTGTTTAATATAACTACTCAAGTTCACTGTTATCGGAAATTCTCTTGTATAGGCAACTATATATCAGCAGAAGGCACTGGATATCAATGAAAGAGAGCTGGGGCTTGACCATCCAGATACGATGAAGAGCTATGGGGATCTATCAGTATTTTATTATCGCCTTCAGCATATTGAATTGGCTCTGAAGTGAGTTGATGCAGTTCTAAGATTGTTCTTTCTTGTCTTGGTTATTACCACGGTGGCCTTTCtttcaaatatgaaatatagCAAATTCTGTTTGGAAACTGTATCTCATTTTTAATTCTGTGCTTGTCTTAGTACTTTTTCacctaaattatttattgataattgTTTGTGACTTGGGCAGATATGTCAATCGTGCATTGTATCTTCTCCATTTTACAAGTGGGCTTTCTCACCCAAATACAGCAGCTACTTACATAAATGTAGCTATGATGGAAGAAGGCATGGGAAACGTTCATGTTGCTCTCAGATATCTACATGAAGCCCTTAAGTGCAACCAAAGACTATTAGGAGCGGACCACATACAGGTCTATTACACCCTTTTTATTCTTGGTCACAATATGCATATTACTACACTTGCACAACATTAATAGACAGGTTTCTTTACATGCATGTGATATTACAACCATGTTCATGAAAACTCACGGACcttcaaattaaaaacttaCTTGCTAAATCTTGCAGACTGCTGCTAGTTATCATGCCATAGCCATAGCACTTTCATTGATGGAAGCATATACACTCAGTGTGCAGCACGAGCAAACAACTTTACAAATTCTTCAGGCCAAACTGGGAGCAGAGGATCTTCGTACTCAGGTTTCTAAAAATCTCTTCATGTTTTCTTATTCCGAAGATTGCTACTGCTGTAAGTAAGAATACACATTTAGTGGATGTATGTTGCTTAATAACTGAAAGACAGGGACATTTTTTAAGTTCTTTTGGGTGTATTCACACTATTGTAGTACTCCCTGCTGTCTGTCAGTTGAATAAGCAGTTCAAAAAACTTTTCCATCATAATCTTCATTACAATAATTAGGTATTCCAAATTACATGTACGGTTAAAGACTCTTCCAGTGATGTTTATTATCATAACAAATTCGTACTAGTCACTTTTATGTTAAAAACATGTAGAACTATGATGACGTTTACTGCAGATTATTTATAGATGCCTATGATGTGacaatttatcatatttttttgcaaaatatgtattgaatttctGGGTACCCTGCAGGATGCTTCTGCATGGCTCGAGTATTTTGAGTCAAAAGCATTGGAACAGCAAGAAGCAGCACGCAATGGAACCCCAAAACCAGATGCATCTATTGCCAGCAAAGGTCATTTGAGGTATTGATCCGATATTTCCATAAACTTGGCTGCACCTTCTTTCGACAGACTGGAGAACCAAATCCTTTAAACATTGTTCTACAGTGTGTCAGATCTCCTTGATTATATAAGTCCTGATCAGGAGTCGAAAGCCATGGATGCTCAGAGGAAACGACGCTCAAAGGTATCATAGTGCTGCAATATTTTGAAACAGGAATTTTCtggtttttatttcattttgagatCTTCTACAGAGACTATATATTAGTTGTATCTTGGTTCCTCTAGTTTGTCCTTGTTTCGGATTTGTTTGTTTAGAATCACTCTGTACCACTTCAAAACTTTAGATTCAATTGTTCTTTCCTAGTTAGATAGGAGAGATTAACTTATGCATCTGTTTCTTATTACTTCCTTCTCATGATTTAATTTCGTAGGTTACTCAAGTCGGTGATAAATCTCCTAGAGAGCAGCGAGAGGAAAAGAATGAAGACCCAATTATCAGTGGAAATGTCAAAATAAGTGCTGTAGAAGAGGAAAGTAGCGTTAAACCGAACAAGGTAGATAAAAAATCCTCTGAAGAACCTGTCAAGGTTGTTGAAACGAGATATGGTCATCCACCTTCAGACCAACTCATCCTAGAAGGAACGTCGGAAGAAGGGTGGCAGGAAGCTACTTCGAAAGGACGGCTAGGAAATGGTGCTACAAGAAAGTTCAACAGAAAGAATCCAGATCTTGCCAAGTTAAAGATTAATTCGGCACACTCCCACTATAAAGACACCGGTTACAGAAAAGAGGCTGTTTCTCAGGGGCATAAGGTCACACTTAAGACTGTTTTGGCTGAAGGTTCTCTAACAAAACAACCTGGCACTGTAAGCGTAAATAATATTGATGGTTCAAGTAAAGTGACTTCAAAGATTTTGGGAACCAAAAGTTCTCCCAGTTCAGCATCCAAACTATCTCCGCTTGCTGCCACTCTCACACCTTTAACTTCAAAGTCGTTGTCGTACAAAGAAGTAGCAGTGTCTGCGCCAGGTACGGTTCTAAAGCCCTTACTGGAGAAAGTTGAAGAATTAAGTGAGGAAAAAACTGACCACCAGATATGCATTAGTCCAAAAGAGACAACCCAGCATGACGGAAGAGAAGGAGTTCCTCTAGATGACTCCTTACCAGATTGTGAAGATGCAAAAGGAGACAATGAAGGTGATACTCAAGAAACTGGATCCGAGGTGACGCATTCCCCTGCAGGTATCCAAGATCAGGAGAAAACTGTAGAAACAAATGGCAGCAAGCTCTCAGCTGCTGCTCAGCCATTCAGTCCAAGTGCCTTTGCTTTGCCTCATACACTAAATTCAACTGCTGCCACTAGTGTTTATGACATCCTAGCCAGCCAAGGCACTCTTAGCGAACCAGTGGGTTTCCCTTCAGTTGCTGCGCCAGTTCCTTGTGGTCCTAGATCACTGATGTATTATAGAGCGAGCCAGAGTTTCCGGAATCTTAGACCTGGGATTTTGAATTACCAAATCCCTGTTATTGAAAGAAATGGTGTTGTCTCTCCAAATACAATGAACCCACATGCACCTGAATATGTTCCCAGAAGAGCATGGCAAACTAATGCTGCTACAGAAGATTCAAATTCTACAATTGATTCTGAAAATCCTGTGGTTGGTGCTGGTTCTGGGAGTGAGAAGCATGATGAAAATGTTACAACCAGTGCTAGAGGGGAGAGACCAAGGAGAAACAGTTCTGACACAGAAAAAGCAGAGCTGGCAAGGCAGATACTATTGAGTTTCATTGTGAAATCTGTGCAGAATACTTCAGATCCTCCAGCTACAGCTGTAGTTACTGACAAGAAGCATGAATACTTGAGTAATTCTGCTGAAGCAATTGAAAATGACAATGCAATCATAAAGATAATTCATGGAAGTGATGAAAAGACAACCAGTGAGAGCCAGAAGATGGCAggtgtaaataaaaataagacgAGAGATGGGGAGGACTTTGTGCTTGTCACGAAGCGTAGGAGGAACCGGCAACACTTCACAAATGGTGTGAATGGCCTGTACAGTCAACAATCAATCTGTGCTTCAGTTCGTTGAAGAGAGAAGACGGATAATAAGTCATTTCGGGTATTTGTTCTTCTCAGTCATGAGTATATTCTGCTGGAAGGGGTGATAAGTTGAAGATATGCCCAAAAATTACCACCTCAAAAAGGTACCTCGTACTTAGATGATTTCAGATAGCACTCCAGTGTGTTTAatggggagagagagagagagaggcagaGATaggtgagagagaattgaggTCTCTCATCTCGAAGTTTTGGTTGAATTATGTAAaagttatttcttttatttgcttCATAAATCATGCCTTTTCAGTTTAACTTTAGTTCTCTTTGGAGGAGCTACCAGTGTTACCCTGACCTGAACATATTCATTCTTCCACTGTGAAATAAAGTTTCTCATTTATGTCCGATTTTGTGAATTAAGAataaaggccaaaactcgATTACATTGAATGCATATTACACTCTTCTTTCATCcgttttcactcattttttatcttttcacGTATTCTCCATATTAGAAAGCATGATGGtgatgataattttattttactaaaatctATATAGTGTTAAACATATggttattttatgatttagatCTTGAACATTGTGTTTGATAGCGTGATGTACTAAGCATTGTGAAGGCACTAATTGTTGTAAATTGGTCCATTTTTGTCCTAAAAGTGACGTTGTTGTTAAATTTAACGGTCGACACAATTTGGACACAATTAGTAACTTGCAaacttttaattgaaaatttaaacatttagaactaaaaaatgaattttagtctagttttttctatctttttcttattcttcattttcttacGATAACGTTGcatgaaaatagaaaacattcataatttaaattggcGAGTTCAATGCTCGTGAATGAACATACATTTTATGTTAATACTCGAATTATTAATTGACTCTTTCGGTTTATGTTGATCTGATTAATTTGCTTAGACACTAGTATTATAGATTTAGTTTCAATCGTTACTAGCAGTAGGCATTGTAATGATTGTAGatgcatttattttcataaaaataataatcaaactGCAGTTAAGCTTATGGATAGTAATTAAAAGCGCCGGTGAGTTTATTAGATTTATACCTGAACATCAAACAGGGTTGCGAACTTATCCAAGGGAAAGAAAACAGATTTTAAGCCCACCTAAATTCtccaaaattcaattttgtaaataatactactagtataaggAGTAACAAAACTTTATCACTCCGGGAAACACAAAAGGATAAAGAGGTTGGATGATGAGATGCCATGCAAACAAAAATTCATGCTTGGTAACGATGGATAATTCATATACGGATggaatttcataattttttttttatttatgtaatttcatttttagaagaGTTAACTACCCTATAAAACATGCGCTTAAAGAGTCGTATAAACTGATGAAACATTATGTGACCTTCATAAAGTTTAATGCcattaagaaacaataatttttgaTGGAACACTAAAAGCCTGAATAATCACTATATAAGATAAATTAAGAGCTCATCATTGGGGTGAAATTAACATTTCATCAAGGACATCCACAAATCAACCAGTAATGTAACACATACAcacatttataattataatacactaaaccaataattaaaaaataatagcaCTAGTAATTAAGTGATtaggaaattaattactataactaattatctGTGGGTGAACGCAGAGGGAAGAGCGGCAGCAGCTCCGGCGGGTGGGAACCTCTCGGCGTGCTCAACGGGCTCGGCTGCAAATAAAATCCCTTTTCTCCACTGCCTCTTTCCTCCGGCGCCGCCATGCACTCCAGCGGCGAAACCGGAGACGCCATCAACATGCCTTCTCCGGCGAGTCTCCGGTGACTTATCGCCGGAGAATTATGCAGCTTGACGAGTTTGATGGCGGTTGGGCGCCGCTCTTGGAGCTTGAAGGCTGGCCTCCGGGGACCTATGTCGCCGGAGATGGTTTTTCCGGTGAGGCGCTGGACCACGGCCCGGAACGTGGATGGGTCGGCTTGGACGAAGATGGAGTTCGGGTCGAATCTGGTGAAGAATGATGGGCTCGGGTTCAGGTCGGACGAAGATGCCATGCCGGATATTTTTCGAGAGAGAAACTGAAGCGGGAAGAGCTCATAAAATGAGTTGCTTTTATGCACTCATTTTTGCTTTTGGGAACACCAAATTTCactacattttcttctttcaatATCTTGTTTAACATAATAcgaattttcttaaaatcaatttttttaaaaatatatactagaaaataatttagctcataaatatttaatgcaGCACCTTTTGTATATTGTACATAAAGGATGTTCTAGAAATGGTACTATGAGGGCATCAGTAGCGCGGCTCGTCGCCGTCCCTATCTCATCCCGCCGAGACGAGACGACAACGAGACCGTGTTGCAACCTCTATCTCGTCCCGAAGGGACGAGCCATCCCGTCCCGTGTCCCGCGCGAAAGGGGCTGGGCACAAGACAGCTCGCCACGCGCCTTGGCGACGTGAtgcccgcgagtgggcgtcgtttatatccgtttaaaatatttttttttgttttttaaaaaaaattcagaaaaattcaaaaattaaataaataaaaatattgtaatttttaattttttgtatttttcaatattgtactaataaaaatcaaaaattaaaaaattaaaattaaaattaaaaatactccataggatttcaattatgtatttttcgtattttcggatgttgtaatttttgtgatttttaatgatttaatgaattattagtattaatttaatatttcaatgaaatattaattgaatttgttggaaataaaaataaaaaatgtaattgaataaatagttaagggatgagatgattaagagatggagggatgcaggtgatgtctcttagttaagagatgagctgaaaagtacagtgagattcataaataattaatggatgAATAAGAGATAGAACTGCGGATGGCCTGAAAGTTAGTTGATGACAAAATTCAGGAGAATAAATATGGCAAATACGAAGATGCAATTATTAAGGAAAATAAGAACataaagtttaattaaatatgttaataaataaaataatagtaaaattatgatattgaaaactaatttaatacaaaTGTTAGAATGTCGAGGaccaatttaatatactagtTGTGTAAAAATTGAGTTGACTGATTGTATAAATAACGCCATCATTATTTTCCAGAGTTAAATGGATCAATTTATAGAATACAGTATGAACTAAAATAATGaccatattatttaaaaatttactttattgaATACATAATATATCCATAAGTAGATTGATTTTGAGATGTTGGATTGGagtaggaaaagaaaaatggcaGAGATATATATCTTTGGGAGTTACAAAATCTATCCTTTTCCAGTTTTGCTTTTGTATTTCTGAAATTCACGGGacctttcatttttactttccTGCAAATTTCTCTGATCTCTTCAGCAATAATTTATGCCGCACCTTTTTCCATATTATCCATTGAAATAATTGAACTCAAGTGAGTATTACTTTCACTTGTTATTATAATCTAGATATAATGTTATCtagtttattaaattaaatgaaaaaacataagatattataatatttctaaatttagaaatgtgtcattttaaataaactaGTGTTTACACCTGTGCTATGCACAGgacaaaagatttttaaataatgaagatatattaatttataataaatagtatagagtaaataagtataaaaatatatttatagataagaactactccatccgtccctgattaagagtcacactttgacgggatacgagttttaagaaatgtaaagaaaagttattgaaaaagttggtggaatgtgggacccattttttttatattggttttataataaaatgtgagtgaattgagttagtggaatgtgggaccaacttattatttatggtaaaaatgaagtgtaactcttaattggggacggaacgaaatggaaaagtgtgactcttaataggggacggagggagtaattaacataagtatttgtaatattataaacaacgacaaaaaattatttgtacaATCATACTTCTCTCGATCCACTCTGaatgaaacattttatattttagtagatgattatatattattttaatatttgatatgagtgtagtataaaataaaagaaataacaaaagaggagatgtgtggatgaaatagaataagacataccaatattgttatttgtttgataatgatattaatttagtttcactttatatcattatttattggtgtttcataattatttggtTTAGCCATATTTGAATTCAGTATAAACATATTCCAAATTTTTGAGAagtaaaaagaatagaaacatttcatattttagcagatgattatatactattttaatattgggatattgacatctaatatcacgaaactttcaaaaagttgggtttttcccacgaactttaaaattggcaaataatatcatgaactttactccgagtttgttttttcccacgaatgaaaaaattcatgttattttaatagattgaagaataattttggagggtgtgcttcaagaaaaactatcttcaaagattgaaaaacttgaagctttcaaaattgttgtcgagaaattacgaaaaaaaatctatatcataatattatttgtgggaattttttcattcgtgggaaaaaacaaacacggtgtaaagttcgtgatattatttgtcaattttaaagttcgtaggaaaaacccaactttttgaaagtttcgtgatattagatgccaatatccctttaatatttgatatgagtGTAGTCAAATAAAACCAAACTATTTGAAcgaataaataatagtaatacttaGTAGTCAAATAAAACCAAACTTTTAagacataataatattatagtcaTGACACCCAAATTTAAAActcaaattattcaattaaaaaataatttaacttaataaaatatatattatacaaaatacaataatttagaAGTCTAAATTAGAACCAtttaaagtataataataataatagagttcaacatccaaattaaaatgctatttaaataaataaaaacattaattataaaatctatactactactacactATTACAGCTGAAATTATATCATACACTAAAAGCCCAAATTAGAGCCCAATTAGTATACAACAGCCACATTTTATGAAACCCTAAACTAATGATGCGccactctcactctctctcaccGTCTCTCTCCATTAACCGCCGCCGCCTCACACACCTCGCCGGTGAGCAGCGCCAACTGCTTCCTTCATTCCCTCATTTCCTTCTCTATCTCTCCCTCTAATCGGTGGAACCCGCAAAACACCAActtgccgccgccgccgggcAACTCCTCTTGTCCGTCGGCCCACTGAACAACAATCTCCATGTCGCCGCAGTAGTACCTCCAGTTTGTGCCCCTTCAACACACAGCCGAACCTCAGCCACCGCCGGACTCACCTCACCCGCCAGCTCCCTCATCTCCCAACTCCGGCACTCTTCTCTTTTCctctcctttttcttattctccAGCGAGAAAGATCAGATCTTTGAATGAATCTGCTGCTGCCGCCGCCgtacttctctctctccttcctcttctttctcatCTTCTCAACTTTCCTTCCATCTCTCTCGTTCCGGATCCCTCCTATCCTCTCGGCCAGCCGCCGCCTTTCTGCCACCGCCCCGTCTCCCTCAGCCTGCCACCCTCTCGTCGGAGCTGTCGCCGGATTCCAAGCACCACGCTATGCTGCAatcaaaattcagaaaatcAGTCCACAAAAATGTagattcaattaatattgTCTATATAAATGTCTTAAACTTCTTGTAGAAGCCAATTTTTCTGCATTTCATTGGACCAATTTTTATCCAATAATATTTGTCTTTTAGATTGCCCAATAGATAGTTTTCCCGCCCAAAAGTGTGCCACATGGGCCTCCAAAAAACTGTctctttatatattgatagatttattaaatgaaatgaaaaaacataaCATATAATATTTCTAGATTTAGAAATGGTTACTttgaatattagtagtaacatccaaaaaaatgtactgcatcaatttaaattgagtaaattgatattattaatttatgttgaGAAGATAGTTGAATGACGAATcaagtactaataatttaatttagttaaaagTTACAAGttgaag
The genomic region above belongs to Salvia hispanica cultivar TCC Black 2014 chromosome 3, UniMelb_Shisp_WGS_1.0, whole genome shotgun sequence and contains:
- the LOC125217008 gene encoding VQ motif-containing protein 11-like → MASSSDLNPSPSFFTRFDPNSIFVQADPSTFRAVVQRLTGKTISGDIGPRRPAFKLQERRPTAIKLVKLHNSPAISHRRLAGEGMLMASPVSPLECMAAPEERGSGEKGFYLQPSPLSTPRGSHPPELLPLFPLRSPTDN